In Archangium violaceum, the following are encoded in one genomic region:
- a CDS encoding sigma-54-dependent transcriptional regulator — translation MTEDISSLATALHAARHFEQAAFTTLRTLLRMAGQALEDSRFAGRGALLRGVVHLRPADTYSRLMALEREAMETPSPEEAALSLANEPQTALLASASAWRAVVEHGCAVSIDVGLGTLLPHQASARGLSKSFPGGSFTSESQQRLLSRQATHVCVLPLRLPGGRIEGMIALEASCMAALGQEFIWLGVGPRLQLAVDLAAPFLMGLPPRPGAMLETDEYLPVVGSSMASLMAVLRVFAQQEETLLISGPTGAGKSRLARWCHERSPRQQRRFESLDLMMIPEELQMAELFGWRKGAFTGAVRDNPGCLARAEGGTLFIDEIDKLSLKAQAGLLRVLEERAYRTLGDAGSEQRANVRFIIGTNANLLESVRKGTFREDLYYRINVLPVRLPPLDERRDEIGPWSRYMLTRHHREKRSEGEARLAPEAERWLEQGSWPGNLRQLDNLIRRAYTLALVEQGSTTSELVLREAHIRQALAYEGGEKASPLVEALSQAARAFVREAQRRRAPLDIDLAESLRGFVLAEAVLQVGRDEAFRLLGRESLVKSRNHQKALKQELKKAEALCLELGQSVPPALVQAGGGEPS, via the coding sequence ATGACCGAGGACATCTCATCCCTCGCCACCGCGTTGCACGCCGCGAGGCACTTCGAGCAGGCCGCGTTCACGACGTTGCGCACGCTGTTGCGGATGGCCGGGCAGGCGCTGGAGGACAGCCGCTTCGCTGGACGGGGCGCGCTGCTGCGCGGAGTGGTGCACTTGCGGCCGGCGGATACCTACAGCCGGCTGATGGCGCTGGAGCGGGAGGCGATGGAGACCCCGTCTCCGGAGGAGGCGGCGCTCTCCCTGGCCAATGAGCCCCAGACGGCGCTGCTGGCCTCCGCTTCCGCCTGGCGCGCGGTGGTGGAGCACGGTTGTGCCGTCTCCATCGACGTGGGACTGGGCACCTTGCTGCCCCACCAGGCATCGGCCCGCGGCCTCTCCAAGTCGTTCCCGGGGGGGTCCTTCACCTCCGAGAGCCAGCAGCGGCTGCTCAGCCGTCAGGCCACACACGTGTGCGTCCTCCCCCTGCGCCTGCCCGGTGGGCGTATCGAGGGGATGATCGCCCTGGAGGCGAGCTGCATGGCGGCGCTCGGCCAGGAGTTCATCTGGTTGGGAGTGGGTCCCCGGCTTCAGCTCGCCGTGGACCTGGCGGCCCCCTTCCTCATGGGCTTGCCACCGCGCCCGGGTGCCATGCTGGAGACGGACGAGTACCTGCCCGTCGTCGGCTCCTCCATGGCCAGCCTGATGGCGGTCCTGCGCGTCTTCGCTCAACAGGAGGAGACGCTCCTCATCAGTGGCCCCACGGGGGCCGGCAAGTCCCGCCTGGCGCGCTGGTGCCACGAGCGCTCCCCGCGCCAGCAACGCCGCTTCGAGAGCCTGGACTTGATGATGATCCCCGAGGAGCTGCAGATGGCGGAGCTCTTCGGCTGGCGCAAGGGGGCCTTCACGGGAGCGGTGCGCGACAACCCCGGGTGTCTGGCACGGGCCGAGGGCGGCACGCTCTTCATCGATGAGATCGACAAGCTGTCTCTCAAGGCCCAGGCGGGCCTGTTGCGTGTGTTGGAGGAGCGCGCCTACCGCACGCTCGGAGACGCCGGGAGCGAGCAGCGGGCCAACGTGCGCTTCATCATCGGCACCAACGCGAACCTGCTCGAGTCGGTCCGCAAGGGCACCTTCCGCGAGGACCTGTACTACCGCATCAACGTCCTGCCCGTGCGGCTCCCACCGCTGGATGAGCGGCGGGACGAGATTGGCCCCTGGTCGCGCTACATGCTGACGCGCCACCACCGGGAGAAGCGTTCGGAGGGGGAGGCGCGTCTGGCTCCGGAAGCCGAGAGATGGCTGGAGCAGGGCTCCTGGCCCGGCAACCTGCGGCAGCTCGACAACCTCATTCGTCGCGCCTACACGCTGGCCCTCGTGGAGCAGGGGAGCACCACCTCGGAGTTGGTGCTGCGCGAGGCCCACATCCGGCAGGCGCTGGCCTACGAAGGAGGAGAGAAGGCCTCGCCCCTGGTGGAGGCGCTGAGCCAGGCCGCGCGGGCCTTCGTGCGGGAGGCGCAGCGGCGGCGGGCTCCGCTCGACATCGACCTGGCCGAGAGCCTGCGGGGCTTCGTGCTGGCCGAGGCGGTGCTGCAGGTGGGGCGGGACGAGGCCTTCCGGCTGCTGGGACGGGAGTCGCTGGTGAAGAGCCGCAACCACCAGAAGGCGCTGAAGCAGGAGCTGAAGAAGGCCGAGGCCCTGTGTCTGGAGTTGGGGCAGTCGGTGCCGCCCGCCCTGGTGCAGGCGGGCGGCGGCGAGCCTTCTTGA